In Bosea vestrisii, the following are encoded in one genomic region:
- a CDS encoding aldehyde dehydrogenase family protein, with protein sequence MPGDFDPAAIHVTTGHFIAGEAIGGGETMTVARPSDLVDYAEIPIADAAMVDRAVGSAHAAVAASGWATRPPRERARILRRWAELIEANAEELGRIEAVGSTRPISQAVTGDVAATADGIRFFAEWADKLGGEVAATHSDNLGLIVSEPYGVVGAIAPWNVPLSTASWKLGPALAAGNAVVLKPSELTPFSAVRLAQLAIEAGMPAGIFNIVQGTGVTGDALARHPGIGKISFTGSTRTGAAIMKAAAESGIKPVTLELGGKSPQLVFADADLEKAASCIAGSILANSGQGCVAGSRVIVQRPIAEALIDLLKVKLPRITPGHTWKAATDFGPIVSEAQARRIDRIVTASREQGGEVLLGGGLMAGYGGAYYQPTIVANVTGDNAAVREEVFGPVLTIQTFADEDEGFALADHPEYGLAAGVYTRDLGRGLRAVRRLQAGTVWVNRYSRTLDFILPTGGYKSSGIGKDLGRQAVEQNLRHKTVLIDIAS encoded by the coding sequence ATGCCGGGTGATTTCGACCCGGCCGCGATACACGTCACGACAGGGCACTTCATCGCCGGCGAGGCGATCGGCGGCGGCGAGACGATGACGGTCGCTCGCCCATCCGATCTCGTCGACTATGCCGAGATCCCGATAGCCGACGCCGCCATGGTCGACCGGGCCGTCGGCAGCGCCCATGCAGCAGTCGCGGCCAGCGGCTGGGCGACGAGACCGCCCCGCGAGCGCGCCCGCATCTTGAGGCGCTGGGCCGAGCTCATCGAAGCCAATGCCGAAGAACTCGGCCGGATCGAAGCCGTCGGATCGACGCGGCCGATCTCGCAGGCCGTGACCGGCGACGTCGCAGCCACGGCCGACGGCATCCGCTTCTTCGCCGAATGGGCCGACAAGCTCGGGGGCGAGGTCGCGGCGACGCACAGCGACAATCTCGGCCTGATCGTCTCCGAGCCTTATGGCGTCGTCGGCGCGATCGCGCCCTGGAACGTGCCGCTCAGCACCGCGTCATGGAAGCTCGGCCCGGCGCTCGCGGCAGGCAATGCCGTCGTGCTGAAGCCGTCGGAACTGACGCCCTTTTCTGCCGTCAGACTGGCGCAGCTCGCGATCGAAGCGGGCATGCCGGCCGGCATCTTCAATATCGTCCAGGGTACCGGCGTCACAGGCGATGCCCTGGCGCGCCATCCGGGTATCGGCAAAATCTCGTTCACCGGATCGACCCGGACCGGCGCGGCGATCATGAAGGCGGCGGCCGAAAGCGGCATCAAGCCGGTGACGCTCGAGCTCGGCGGAAAGAGCCCGCAGCTCGTCTTTGCCGATGCCGATCTGGAGAAGGCGGCAAGCTGCATTGCCGGTTCGATCCTGGCCAATTCCGGCCAGGGTTGCGTCGCCGGCTCACGGGTGATCGTGCAGCGCCCGATCGCGGAGGCCCTGATCGACCTGCTGAAGGTCAAGCTCCCCCGGATCACGCCGGGGCATACCTGGAAGGCTGCGACCGATTTCGGCCCGATCGTGTCCGAGGCGCAGGCCCGCCGCATCGACCGCATCGTTACCGCCAGCCGGGAGCAAGGCGGCGAGGTGCTGCTCGGCGGCGGCCTGATGGCCGGCTATGGCGGCGCCTACTACCAGCCGACGATCGTCGCCAACGTGACCGGCGACAATGCGGCGGTGCGCGAGGAGGTCTTCGGACCGGTCCTCACCATCCAGACCTTCGCCGACGAGGACGAGGGCTTCGCCCTCGCCGACCATCCCGAATACGGCCTCGCCGCTGGCGTCTACACCCGCGATCTCGGCCGCGGCCTGCGTGCCGTGCGCCGGTTGCAGGCCGGCACCGTCTGGGTCAACCGCTACAGCCGCACGCTCGACTTCATCCTGCCGACCGGCGGCTACAAGAGTTCCGGCATCGGCAAGGATCTCGGCCGGCAGGCGGTCGAGCAGAACCTGCGGCACAAGACGGTGCTGATCGACATAGCAAGCTGA
- the argE gene encoding acetylornithine deacetylase yields MTVETVLADLVGFPSVCRTPNGAIIEHVRAYLAGHDVDSVIVPGPEGDRANLFATIGPKVEGGVILSAHLDVVPAAPEGWVGDPFKLRRDGERLIGRGAVDMKGFVACMLASVPDLIGKKLARPVHIALSYDEEVGCVGVRHLIARLPELCPPVIGCIVGEPSGLRPVLAHKGKIAQRVTVDGKAGHSSRTDLGDNAIHYAAGLIAAIHEEALRHARQGPFAEAFAPPYSTIQVGVIKGGTGINIVPAQCVFEVEARAIAGQEPAALLGFLPGVAERIAREAAATGHKVAFSFETMSDYPPLALDETDPLVAFTEAASGQARQAAVSYGTEAGRFQRAGIAAIVCGPGDVDRAHKPEEYITDAELAGAMAMIADVADRLS; encoded by the coding sequence ATGACCGTCGAAACTGTTCTCGCCGATCTCGTCGGCTTTCCCTCCGTCTGCCGCACCCCGAACGGGGCGATCATCGAGCATGTCCGGGCCTATCTCGCCGGCCATGACGTCGACAGCGTGATCGTGCCGGGGCCGGAGGGTGACCGCGCCAACCTGTTCGCGACGATCGGGCCGAAGGTCGAAGGCGGCGTCATCCTCTCGGCCCATCTCGATGTGGTTCCGGCGGCGCCGGAAGGCTGGGTCGGCGATCCCTTCAAGCTGCGGCGCGACGGCGAGCGCCTGATCGGGCGCGGCGCGGTCGACATGAAAGGCTTCGTCGCCTGCATGCTGGCGAGCGTTCCCGACCTCATCGGCAAGAAGCTGGCGCGGCCGGTGCATATCGCGCTGTCCTATGACGAGGAGGTCGGCTGCGTCGGCGTGCGCCATCTGATCGCGCGCCTGCCGGAGCTATGTCCGCCGGTGATCGGCTGCATCGTCGGTGAGCCGAGCGGTTTGCGGCCGGTGCTGGCCCATAAGGGCAAGATCGCCCAGCGCGTCACGGTCGATGGCAAGGCAGGCCATTCCTCGCGCACCGATCTCGGCGACAACGCGATCCACTATGCCGCCGGCCTCATTGCCGCGATCCATGAAGAGGCGCTGCGCCATGCCCGGCAGGGGCCTTTCGCCGAAGCTTTTGCGCCGCCCTATTCGACGATCCAGGTCGGCGTGATCAAGGGCGGCACCGGCATCAACATCGTGCCGGCGCAATGCGTGTTCGAGGTCGAGGCCCGCGCCATCGCCGGGCAGGAGCCCGCCGCGCTGCTCGGCTTCCTGCCCGGTGTCGCCGAGCGGATCGCGCGCGAGGCTGCCGCGACCGGGCACAAGGTCGCGTTCAGCTTCGAGACCATGAGCGACTACCCGCCGCTCGCCCTCGACGAGACCGATCCGCTGGTCGCCTTCACCGAGGCTGCTTCTGGCCAGGCGCGCCAGGCCGCCGTCAGCTATGGCACCGAGGCCGGCCGGTTCCAGCGCGCCGGCATCGCCGCGATCGTCTGCGGCCCCGGCGATGTCGACCGCGCCCACAAGCCGGAAGAGTACATCACCGACGCCGAGCTCGCCGGAGCGATGGCGATGATCGCTGATGTCGCCGACCGGCTCAGCTGA
- a CDS encoding LysR family transcriptional regulator has product MSELRRMVSSSNALFVFEAAARSGSFTRAAEELNVTQPAVSRMLSRFESHLGLRLFERGGRGAILTPEGEVLYRRVADGFRSIEAGLREVEQLRGGKETVTISVSSAFTTHWLMPRMDHFQRRFPSVDLRFQMIAGSLRGPVDNVDLGMRFLDGDEAVPAEAMVVREVMLPICSPGYRQAEPEAEVTGEGNTIINLTDSALDWAERYPPFATGRSGPVKTLSFSDYAVVVQAALLGQGVAFGWITVVSHALRSGALVPASDRLTRGERNCVLLTPRNRPPSPVVREIRDWIGAELKAEIEAIDALHPGLGLRQACYG; this is encoded by the coding sequence ATGTCAGAGCTGCGCCGCATGGTCTCGTCGAGCAATGCGCTCTTCGTCTTCGAGGCGGCGGCGCGCAGTGGCAGTTTCACCCGCGCAGCCGAGGAGCTGAACGTTACACAGCCGGCGGTCAGCCGCATGCTGTCGCGCTTCGAGAGCCATCTCGGCCTGCGCCTGTTCGAGCGCGGCGGGAGGGGCGCGATCCTGACGCCGGAGGGCGAAGTGCTCTATCGCCGCGTCGCCGATGGCTTCCGCAGCATCGAAGCGGGCCTGCGCGAGGTCGAGCAGCTGCGCGGCGGCAAGGAGACGGTGACGATCTCGGTCTCCTCCGCCTTCACCACGCATTGGCTGATGCCGCGCATGGATCATTTCCAGCGCCGGTTTCCCTCGGTCGACCTGCGCTTCCAGATGATCGCCGGCTCGCTGCGCGGCCCGGTCGACAATGTCGATCTCGGCATGCGCTTCCTCGATGGCGACGAAGCGGTGCCAGCCGAGGCGATGGTGGTGCGCGAGGTCATGCTGCCGATCTGCAGCCCCGGCTACCGGCAGGCCGAGCCCGAAGCCGAGGTGACGGGCGAGGGCAACACGATCATCAACCTGACCGATTCCGCGCTCGACTGGGCCGAGCGCTATCCGCCCTTCGCCACCGGCCGGTCCGGGCCGGTCAAGACGCTGAGCTTCTCGGACTATGCCGTTGTGGTGCAGGCCGCGCTGCTCGGCCAGGGTGTCGCCTTCGGCTGGATCACGGTCGTCTCGCATGCGCTGAGGTCTGGCGCGCTGGTGCCGGCCAGCGACCGGCTGACGCGCGGCGAGCGCAACTGCGTGCTGCTGACGCCGCGCAACCGCCCGCCGAGCCCGGTCGTCCGCGAGATCCGGGACTGGATCGGGGCGGAGCTGAAGGCCGAGATCGAGGCGATCGACGCGCTCCACCCCGGCCTCGGTCTGAGGCAGGCCTGCTATGGCTGA
- a CDS encoding haloacid dehalogenase type II, with product MSSFRPKFITFDCYGTLIYFEMAPAARRAYASRLSPEQMDAFCDAFSSYRLDEVLGAWKPYQDVVSNAVERSCKLLGIAYDPADAQAIIDEIPSWGPHPDVPAGLAKVAKEIPLVILSNSMTSLIPHSVARLGAPFHAAYTAQEAQAYKPRMRAFEYMFDMLGCGPQDVMHCSSSFRYDQMTAYDMKIARRVFVNRGHEPSNPYYSTHEIKDIGGLPGLVGL from the coding sequence ATGAGCAGCTTCCGGCCGAAATTCATCACCTTCGACTGCTACGGCACGCTGATCTATTTCGAGATGGCTCCGGCCGCCCGGCGCGCCTATGCCAGCCGGCTTTCGCCCGAGCAGATGGACGCCTTCTGCGACGCCTTCTCAAGCTATCGCCTCGACGAGGTCCTCGGCGCCTGGAAGCCCTATCAGGACGTCGTCAGCAATGCGGTGGAGCGGAGCTGCAAGCTGCTCGGCATCGCCTATGATCCGGCCGATGCCCAGGCCATCATCGACGAGATCCCGAGCTGGGGCCCGCATCCCGACGTGCCGGCAGGTCTTGCCAAGGTCGCCAAGGAAATTCCGCTCGTCATCCTCTCCAACTCGATGACGAGTCTGATCCCGCATTCGGTCGCCAGGCTCGGCGCGCCCTTCCACGCCGCCTACACCGCGCAGGAAGCCCAGGCCTACAAGCCCCGCATGCGCGCCTTCGAGTACATGTTCGACATGCTCGGCTGCGGGCCGCAGGATGTGATGCACTGCTCGTCGAGCTTCCGCTACGACCAGATGACCGCCTATGACATGAAGATCGCCCGCCGCGTCTTCGTCAATCGCGGCCACGAGCCGTCCAACCCCTACTACAGCACGCACGAGATCAAGGACATTGGCGGCCTGCCGGGCCTGGTCGGGCTCTGA
- a CDS encoding NAD(P)/FAD-dependent oxidoreductase → MPPTIERIASSEALPAAADVVVIGGGIVGAAAAYYLARRGRSVALVEKGVVGGEQSSRNWGWCRKQNRDARELPLAIRAMDLWERLSEQLGRDSGFRRCGLVYASNDAAQLAQWERWRETAKAFDVETTMLTGHETAAMTAASGQSWLGGLHSVTDGKAEPSLAAPLMADGARRNGASVHQGCAARGLDITNGAVTGVVTEKGTIRTNAVVLAGGAWASAFCLRHGIAFPQASIRATSLRTEAAPDFLDAFYTPEIALTRRLDGSYTVAISGKGTLEITPQGLRYAREFLPMFIKRLKAVELGIGSSFFSGPEAFGSWKLDEVTPFETIRVLDPAPSRRAVTTLLERAHAMFPTLKTVAVRESWGAYIDSTPDAVPVISPVAGLSGFVLAAGFSGHGFGLGPAAGHLAADLATGDTPIVDPSPFRHSRLVDGSRGAIGEF, encoded by the coding sequence ATGCCGCCGACCATCGAACGCATCGCCAGCAGCGAGGCGCTGCCTGCGGCAGCGGATGTCGTCGTCATCGGCGGCGGCATCGTCGGCGCCGCCGCCGCCTATTATCTGGCGCGGCGCGGCCGCTCGGTGGCGCTGGTCGAGAAGGGCGTGGTCGGCGGTGAGCAGTCGAGCCGCAACTGGGGCTGGTGCCGCAAGCAGAACCGCGACGCCCGCGAACTGCCGCTCGCGATCCGCGCCATGGACCTCTGGGAGAGACTGAGCGAGCAGCTCGGCCGCGACAGCGGCTTCCGGCGCTGCGGCTTGGTCTACGCCAGCAACGACGCCGCGCAGCTGGCGCAATGGGAGCGATGGCGCGAGACGGCCAAGGCCTTCGACGTCGAGACCACGATGCTCACCGGGCACGAGACCGCGGCGATGACCGCCGCCAGCGGGCAGAGCTGGCTAGGCGGCCTGCATTCCGTCACCGACGGCAAGGCCGAGCCGTCGCTCGCAGCGCCGCTGATGGCCGACGGCGCCCGCCGCAACGGCGCCAGCGTCCATCAAGGCTGCGCCGCACGCGGGCTCGACATCACCAATGGCGCGGTCACCGGTGTCGTCACCGAGAAGGGCACGATCCGGACCAATGCGGTCGTGCTCGCCGGCGGCGCCTGGGCCTCGGCCTTCTGCCTCCGCCATGGCATCGCCTTCCCGCAGGCGAGCATCCGCGCCACAAGCCTGCGCACCGAAGCAGCGCCGGACTTCCTCGACGCGTTCTATACACCGGAGATCGCGCTGACCCGCCGGCTCGACGGCAGCTACACGGTTGCTATCAGCGGCAAGGGCACGCTCGAGATCACGCCGCAGGGCCTGCGCTATGCCCGCGAGTTCCTGCCGATGTTCATCAAGCGGCTGAAGGCGGTCGAGCTCGGCATCGGCTCCTCCTTCTTCAGCGGGCCGGAGGCCTTCGGCAGCTGGAAGCTCGACGAGGTCACGCCCTTCGAGACGATCCGCGTGCTCGATCCGGCGCCCAGCCGGCGTGCGGTGACAACCCTGCTGGAGCGTGCCCACGCCATGTTCCCGACCCTCAAGACCGTCGCCGTGCGCGAAAGCTGGGGCGCCTATATCGATTCAACGCCAGACGCCGTGCCGGTGATCTCGCCGGTTGCCGGCCTCTCGGGCTTCGTGCTGGCGGCCGGCTTCAGCGGCCACGGCTTCGGCCTCGGCCCTGCCGCCGGCCATCTCGCCGCCGATCTCGCCACCGGCGACACGCCGATCGTTGACCCCAGCCCGTTCAGGCATTCGCGCCTCGTCGACGGCTCCCGCGGCGCGATCGGCGAGTTCTGA